The genomic interval TGAGGCCCTGATTGTCCCATGCGCCGGGGGTTGTGAAGATGCCGGATGCGCCGACCTGGATAAGGCCCCGATTGATGAGGTTGATTGCCCCGACGAACGAGAGTCCGGCGCCGGTTTCGACGGTGATCGTGCCGTTGTTGTTCAGCGTTCGAGTGGCGATGCCGCCGATGCTGGTGAGCGTCCGACCGGAGGTGTTTGCGATGATGTGTCCGGTTGGCCCGATGGTGAGCGAGGAGCTTTGCGTGATCCCGAGCTGGCCGTTTGCCCCGGCGCCGAACGCGCCGACGCGGACGGTCGAGTTCTCGAGCGTGAAGTCTGATCGGAAGACGAGGGTCCCGCCGCGGACGAGGAGCTCGCTCCCCGTCGTCGAGAACGATCCCGACAGCGAGACCGAGGTGCTGCTCCCTCCGGTCATCTCGGTGTTTCCGCCCGTGAGCGTGACGTTCTCGAGGATGTTGGTGTATGAGCCGTTGCTCGTTCCCTCAAGACGGAGCTGCCCTTCGCCGACGAGCGTGGCGTTGCGGAGGGTGGCGTTGCTGAGGCGGAGGGTGTGGCTCCCGAGGTTGAGGGTGGGGTTCGTCGGTGTATTGACGCCATCGCTGAGCACGAGCGTCGAGTTCACGAAGACAGTTGATCCCAGGTCGCCGAGTCGATCGTTGCCGCTCATGGTGATGGTGCTGTTCTGCGCGTAGATGACGCCCTGATTGGTGAGCCGGCCGGAGAGGTTGAGCGAGGAGCCCAGGAGGAGGATGTCGCCGAAGTTGTCGAGTCGGGAGCTCATCGTCAGGGACGCGCCGTTCTCGAGGCGCAGCTCGCCGCGGTTCTCGAAGGCCCCGCTGGTCACAGAGCTCGCGGTGTCACGGAAACGGACCAGCCCGTTGTTCACGATCGTCCCAGTCCCCAGCGTCATGTTGAGTGCGCCGCTGTTGCTGATCGTGCCATCGTTGACGAGCTTGCCTCCACCCGTGATGCGGATCTGGCCAGAGCCGGAGACCGTGCTGCCATCGGTGATCGTGGCGAGCCCGTCGGCCGCCGGGAAGAAGAGCTCGCCCTGCTGCAAGGTAATGTCGTAGTCGATCGCTGCATCCAGGATGTTGTAGACGAGCCGAGCGTTGTCGAGAACGATGGGCCCGGCCGAGACGAGGCCGGAACCGGTCACGAACGCTCCGACGAGCGCTCCGGGCGAGCCGCTCGTGAGGACTGTGGGGCCCGGGTTCGAGAACGTTACGGAATCAAGGACATTCGACAGCCCCATGAGCCTGATGCCGTCAGAGAGCGAGGTCCAGTTGCCGCCGCGCAGCGTGCCGACGCTGAGCACCAGGCGACTCGTCGACGACGCCTGGCCGAGGACTTCGAGCACGCCCCCGCTGACGACCTGGAGCTGCGCGGAAGGCCCACCGATCATCAATGAGTTGACTCGCCTGCTGTCGTTCAGACTGACGACGAACGGGGCGCCCGATGCGTCGATCACGACGTCGGGCGGCGTGAGTGCGCCGGGCGCGCCCGGCGCCACGCCGCTGTCCCAGGCCGCGTCGTCGCTCCAGAGCCCGCTGACCGGCGAGGCCCAGCGCACCGGCTGCGTGCCGGCGTGCACGGTCCGAGGATGGGTGAGGCCCGCGGTTGCGCCCGCGAGGGCCGCGAGCCGTGCGCACAGAATCGTCGCCTTGGAGATCGCCATCGGTCCCTGCTCCTGGACGGCTGCCCGCCGTTGTTCGGAGAGTAGCGGAAAGGCCTGCCCGAACGCAAGGAAAATCTCGCGATGTCACACTGGTGAACCCGCGGCGGGCGCCTCAGTCCTCCGGATCACCCGGGCGCCAGAAGAAGGCCTCGGGGTGGTGCTTGAGCAGCCAGCGCGTCTCGCGCCGGCGCTTCCAGGATTCGTACCGCTGGCGCAGCGATCGCGCGGGCACATCCGGGTACGAGCCACGCGCCAGCACGGATGCGCGACGGATGATCCGCCGGTGGATCGGGTGCTCCACGGTCTGGGTTCGCCACATCAGCGCCTCGAACTCGATGGGATCGGGCGTCCACCACGGCTCGACGGCGCCGAGCGCGCCCATGAAGTCGTACAGCTGATCGGTGTCGAAGTAGGGGAATCGGTCGCTCTCGTACGCCTTCCACCCGCGCTGCACGCGATGGTCCGTGCCTCGCCAATCGACGAGGTAGCGCTCGAGTCGCTCGAGCGGCACGCCCCAGAGCCGTTCGAGGTCCTCGGGTCCGCCTTTGCGCCAGGGTCGCGGCGTGGACGGGCGGTCGTCGTAGTACGCGACATCGGTGCTGAAGTCGGCGATAAACTCGCCCGAGTGGAACAGCCCGAAATCCCAGTGCTCGCTCTCTTGGCAGCGCAGCTCGATGAGCGGGCACGAGTAGCGCCTGCTCAGCTCGATCGCCCAGGGGGCTGCGTTGTTGGTGATGCAGAGCGTGTCGTCGTTCCACTTCGCTCGGAAGGTGACCGGCGTGGGCATCTCGACCCAATCGCCCCACGCCGAACCCGGACGCGGCCCCTTCATCAGCTCGGCGGCGAGCTCGATCGCCACGCGCGGGAAGTCTTCCCTGGGCACGCCTTTGAGGATGCTGTAGACCGAACGGTTCGCCATGTTCGACGCCCTTTTCTCTACGCGGCCGCGCGTGCGCCCGCGGGTGCAATTCCGAGGGCGAAGCGTAGCGTCTGCGCGTGTGAAACAGGGCAAGCAATGAACGGATTGTGGACCATTTTTGATACACACAGAGTTGTTCGTGTAACAAAAATGAAAAAAGCAAGATTGCCGCCAAAAACCGCTTGACGGCGTCCGGGCGGTCGATATCTTCCGCCTCGTTCGACGGCCGCGCATCGAACGGGCGGGTCAAGCCCGGGGGAACGCGCGACCAACATCAGAGGGGTTTTCCATGCTTGCTGCGCTCCGCTCTGCGTGGGCGACGGTGCTGTCCGTCGCCCGGTGGCTCGCCGCGCTCTGCGCGGTCGGTCTGTCCGCGTCCTCGTCTGTCGCGTTCGGTTCGCCGCTGCTGGGCGACCTCGACGCCGACGGCGTGGGGGAGTATTTCGCGCTGCGCCCGGTGCGTTCGGTCGACGCGCCCGTGGTGGGGCAGGTGCGCGTGTACTCGGGGACCACGCGAGCGCTGTTGCGCTCGTTCACCTCGCGCGAAGCGGACGACGCGTTCGGCGTGTCGGCGTGTTTCATCGCGGATCTGAACGCCGACGGGGTGGACGACATCCTCATCGGGGCGCCGCGCGCGTCCACGATCGGGGGTGTGCGCACCGGTCGCGTCTACGCGCTGTGCGGCGTGAGCGGCGGGGTGATCTTCACGGTCGACGGCGAGGCGTTCTCCGACTTCGGCAGGACGGTCGCGCCGGTGGGCGATCTGGACGCCGACGGCGTGCCCGACTTCGCGGTCGCGCAGCGGCGCGTCGACCCGCTCGGCGAGTGGTACGGCCTGGTCACCCTGCACTCGGGCGTTGCGGGCGAGCTCATCGGCGGGTTCTGGAGCGACGAGGGCGACGCGACCTTCGGGTACAGCGTCGAGAGCGTGGGCGACCTCGACGACGACGGCGTGCCGGATCTCGCGATCGCGTCGCCGCTGGTCGAGACCGGGCCGGGGTTGCGCGGCGGCGTGCGCGTGTTCCTGAGCGCGACGACCGGCTTCGGCGAGGGGCGCGCGTCGTCGGACGCCGATGGGGCGATCAACAACACCGCGCTGCCCTCGGCGGTCTTCGGGTCGGTGCTGACGCTCGGGCGCGATCTCAACGACGACGGCGCGCCGGAGCTCGTCGTCGGCGCGACGATCGTCGATCCGGGCACGGGCATGCCGCTGGCGGCGACGCTGACGGCGTACGACCTGTCGACGCTGCGACCCGTGGGCTCGGCGATGATCGATCCTGCGTCGCTGCGCGTGGATGTAACGGGCGATCTGGTGATCGACGAGCGCGATGTGATCGAGTCGCTGCTCTCGCTCGGGCAGGCGGCCGACACGAAGAACCCGATCAACCCGGATGTCGACGGCGACGAAGAGGTGACGACCACCGACCTGCTGCACGTGCTGGGCGCGACGCCCGGCGCGTTGTCGCCGGTGGAGCTGATCGACCCGACGCGGGCGCCGCAGCTCGCGGTGGCGCTGCTGAACATCCTGGACATCATCCGGATGTGCATGGGCGTGAGCGCCAACGACGACCGGATCCGGCTGAGCGCGCTCGACCCGCCGGACCTCGGGCCCCAGACCGAGCCGATCAGCCCGGCGGAGCTGGCGTGCTGCATCTACCGGCTGGTGTTCTGGCTCGTGCCGGAGGATCTTCGCCCTCCGCCGCCGCCGGGGTGCACCATCGACGACGGCTCGGGCGGTGGCGGCGGGGGCGGCGATGGCGGAGGCGGTGGAGATGGCGGTGGCGGCGATGGCGGTTCAGGCAACGACGACGAGTGCCAGTTCTCGATCATCGGGCCCGATCTGCTCGTGGTCGGGCAGGGCACGGGCGTGTTCTCGATCGTCGGGCAGACCAACGGCACGCTGACGCTCTGGAGCTTCTACCCGCCCATCAACCCGGTGGTGCAGTTCGCGGGCTCCGGCATGACCGGGCCTTCGGCGAGTTTCCGCGGCGTGCGCCCGGGCGTCGCGCACATCGTCGCGACCTCGTATCGCAACGGCAACGCGCAGTGCTCGGCGACGAAGGAGGTCACGGTCTCGGGCCCGTGCGAGGTGGAGCTGAGCGGGCCCGGGTCGGTGCTCGTGGGCGGCAGCGCGACGGTGACGGCGGCGAACGTGGAGCCGGGCGCGATCCTGTTCTGGTCGGTCGAGGGCCCGGGGATCGTGACGGGCACGACGCAGTCGAGCGCGACGGTGCGCGCGCAGGGCGTGGGCGCGATGCGCGTCGTCGCGTCGATGCGCGTGAACGGCGCGGAAATCTGCCGTCGCGTGCTCGTCGTGCAGTCGTCGTGCGCGGGCGACATCAGCGGGCCTTCGTCGTTGCCGATGGGCGCTTCGGCGACCTACAGCGTGAGCGGGCTGGGCGCGAACCACTCGGTCGACTGGACGGTGACGGGCGGGCTCTCGATCCTCTCGTCGTCGTCGAACAGCGTGACCGTGCACGCCGGCGGGTGCTTGTCGGGGACGGTGCGTGCGCGGCTGAGGGTGGACAACGAGCCGACCTCGTGTGTGACGACGCGCGAGGTGGACATCGTGGTCAGCAACGCGGCGTTGACGCTGAACGGGCT from Phycisphaeraceae bacterium carries:
- a CDS encoding FG-GAP repeat protein encodes the protein MRSFTSREADDAFGVSACFIADLNADGVDDILIGAPRASTIGGVRTGRVYALCGVSGGVIFTVDGEAFSDFGRTVAPVGDLDADGVPDFAVAQRRVDPLGEWYGLVTLHSGVAGELIGGFWSDEGDATFGYSVESVGDLDDDGVPDLAIASPLVETGPGLRGGVRVFLSATTGFGEGRASSDADGAINNTALPSAVFGSVLTLGRDLNDDGAPELVVGATIVDPGTGMPLAATLTAYDLSTLRPVGSAMIDPASLRVDVTGDLVIDERDVIESLLSLGQAADTKNPINPDVDGDEEVTTTDLLHVLGATPGALSPVELIDPTRAPQLAVALLNILDIIRMCMGVSANDDRIRLSALDPPDLGPQTEPISPAELACCIYRLVFWLVPEDLRPPPPPGCTIDDGSGGGGGGGDGGGGGDGGGGDGGSGNDDECQFSIIGPDLLVVGQGTGVFSIVGQTNGTLTLWSFYPPINPVVQFAGSGMTGPSASFRGVRPGVAHIVATSYRNGNAQCSATKEVTVSGPCEVELSGPGSVLVGGSATVTAANVEPGAILFWSVEGPGIVTGTTQSSATVRAQGVGAMRVVASMRVNGAEICRRVLVVQSSCAGDISGPSSLPMGASATYSVSGLGANHSVDWTVTGGLSILSSSSNSVTVHAGGCLSGTVRARLRVDNEPTSCVTTREVDIVVSNAALTLNGLPEEGFVQIQPNGTALEFVLHASGVGDFEWLATSSTPGAATLTPAGSACLLRVDAPTALEVTVRRTRCSTTTIARTLVVVGLDLAIDSNNDGVINALDEEIEESAPGHVILANTLDYDADGIPDYADGIGLLPGYSDSERIIGGAFSPVRLSLSELGGLPFNALRFEYDASPPLAVHISSTEYFARPAGSLRLWIKDASQPRDPRPLQDGGDFVPSGIIPLQALNLGMQGGVITLYLESVRPSIAQGDKVLRVELTEGGTGLNTPQQPTPFDAVRMTATEIQILGRAKGDSEFWPTDVLWPSTLQRDGQASLPEFLLAGTWQTYQLRVHDPRPGLIQVAVAGQALTIVHDGVSYITPEFICLDLDTPADAQMPEFPAVWLPRDVSVEIAYNPSGRTRRGYAIPQSDPDTDDLVRIINDIIVADMEANNWIAANPDDPGAFGKEVHRRLGLHLQGDPRFVGDVLVDRHTNHVVGFGPPRPGTIQIDVLGVRDGYVPQIGERLDHSKIKWGYELKTSMSGAIDYDQREDLENVLGEDKVVGMRSRRQWLAGIGWRNTDRFIAARRFLGAVAAAGKKVSVGVGVVAAASQAYAFAPRADDQMQLVMAHYEDLLTYDPHHTEVTLPLTAFGEAMSQFIFEATGSREYAGGSFLVIFYGFLATTSQE